Genomic window (Daucus carota subsp. sativus chromosome 5, DH1 v3.0, whole genome shotgun sequence):
TAAGAAGTATTAAATGTGATATGTTGTTATCATTGACATGCATTGGTTATACAAACATACTACTaagttttcattcattttgtttAAAAGTCAATATAGTTTGCAttgtaaataatgaaaattgtgTGAACTAGTAatgttaacattgaaacttgttataatttgtattggacaaagaagatggacaaataatatgggaaattttttcttgacaaagtggactattaatatgggaaggagggaggAGTAAATACTgaataacaacaataataatattccaTAGTCAAGAGAAGACTTACTCCAAAACAAAGTTATGCATTTACACAACTgctagagcaagtccaatgctagatgctaaatatctattgctattgttataatatagCATTAAAAAGTGTTTACTGGTGTTAAAATAAAAGTTGGACTCCAATGCTAGTTTCACAAGTAGTTTCAGATTTTGCTATTTTGTTTTAGCTTTTATCCCAATTAATACACTTTTGGTATTTGGTGATGTACAATACAATATTGTTCAACTCTTAACCTTCATTTATAGTTATTGAAAATGTGGCAATGAAGGAAGGATCCAttcttggtttcaaatatagaaccacgGATGCATTTTTGCAtagatgcatccaaatataacacccctttggagttgagtaTTATAGCATTTGATGCTCTAATATAACAATATCACTAACTGTAACATTGCATGGATTTGCTCTTATAGGAATTTTAtccttttattttgtatgtttccgaaaatatatgatatataatttttatggaGAACtcagataatattttattgtattgTATGCAGGAATGTATGACAAAACAGCTTCGGATCCTCGGTTTTCAACCAGTAAAAGAATTATCCTCTATGGTATGATATGTAAGGTGTTTGAGCCATGGATGGAGTATAAGTTTGCATTCAGAAAAGTTCTATTCAGAGTAGTTGTGGATATGgcttcattttgttttaaaaaaccCCTATATGATATGATGTATCTCACATCATCTGCTTGATATCTGCTTGATCAACTCTAACAGTGTAATCAACTCTCAATGGTAAAGAAAGAAACTGGAATATATTTTTCCCATCCTTAAAACTTGTAGGTGTTCTGGCATATTGCAGTGACAGTTATCAAAGCTAGATTTGAATACAGGGTCCAATCAATTACATGGATATATAGTGTAGAACTAataacagatataatcagtaaacAAGGAACGATTTTGTGTAATGCCCATTTCATTATTCGTATTTTGCGGCTCTTCCCTTGTCTCTGCTCAAATTATACTAGGATACCACTGAGTCACTCACTAGCCAGTTTTCCTTCATCTTTAAACGGTTATACCATTTCAAATTCACGCTTTTGCATCAAAATTTAATCcactattttataaatatattcggCATCTGAATTTTTCTGTGATGCCATTTCCCAGTTTTTCATTGATATCTGCTGTTcataaaattacatttatttaGCGGAAACATTAATTGCAATTTTTGTTGTGTCGGATCTATGCGTGATGCGAATGTGGTCTGAAAAATGGTTTAAATTCCATGTGCGCGCtttaatttaattcattaaatcagCCATAGCCCCGTCTTCGGACCGCAAACACCAAATCAGTTGTTTTCTCTTGCCACATTGTTCAAGGTAAGGTTGTTTTCTGCACAGGTGAGGATTACTATAGAGTTTCCAGTCtagaaaaaataaagattaagaACTTGGTAGCAACCTTAGTGAGTCAAAAGTCAACGAATGTTTACATCCAAAAGAGGTCATACGTTAGCTACAGAATCTGTAGATGCAAAGGGACAACTGCAGCCTGCAGGCAAGAATCTCAAATCTTGATGTCACACTATGTTTACTGTACATCAATAACCacagaaaaaaagaaaaaaagtttgacCTATTATCCTCTAAAGCAAAATTGCCCAAGTTTCTCATCAACAGAGATCCTTGTTACTAATTATGATATGTACACGGTTAATAAAGAATGCACTGTCCAAGCCTTTACGGAATCATGGGGGAGGTTGGTCTGCGTACATCTGATCCTCTCTGAACTCACCCAGAGGGAGAAACATTTTGTTCTAAATGACAGTGAGGCCACTGCATCTTGGTCTTGTTCTATGATCTTGTGAGAGTGCTTCTTCCAATTCCATAGCCTTCCTCTTGTTATTATTACCAATGCCTTGTTTTTGTGGGGCTACTGCTTCTTGCTGTAATGACTGAATCACTTCTAAACCCTCCAAGGCTTGTTCTTGACCTGTTTCCCTTTTCAGATTCTCACCATCTAAATTCTTTCTTTTCATTATATGGGGTTTAAGCTTGTTCACATCTGATAATCTCACTGGTTTAAGAAAAAACTCATCTGCTCCTTCCTCTAAACATCTGTCAAAAATTCATTAACAtactaatttaatatttgagatgaacaataatttttaaaaaataaatttaattgttaCTATTGTACATGCTCTTACCTATTAATTCTTGAAGGGACATTCTCAGATGACATAATCACAACTGGAATGTCTCTGAAAGATGACTCCTTTATTCTCTTGAGCAAATCATAGCCTGTCATTCCAGGCATACAGTAGTCTGTTATTATAAGATTCACTGCCATTTCCTGAAATCAAGAAGCTTAATATCAGCAATCTTCCCAAGTTATTTAAAGTTTATAACTAAAGATAATAATAAGAAAAGTTAAATGAGTACCTGTTGATTCATTGGAGATGTAAATGCCTTGTTGGGACTAATCTGTTCATCATCTTCATGCAAACCAAGAAATTCCAAGGCTTTAATCCCAGAATCAACTGCTGTAACTGCCATGATTTCATATACAACAATCAGAACCAAACAAAATGAACTCTgtttatatgataaaaatttaatctGGCTAGTGTTAACAATTCATTTGTGAAGTACCTTGAAAAGAAGAGGTCTTGAGTAGCCTTTCAATAAGCTTTCTATCTATGATGCTGTCATCAACAGCCAAGACATGAAACTTAGACTCTGTAGCTAATCCCATCAGAGCAATATATGATTCAGATATGGCAATAAAAATGTAGAAGTTGAGAGAAGCTTGGGCTGGTTTAGATGTTTTTGTTTGAGTTGAAATAATGGAGTGGGAGATAATTACAAGAGACTTATGTACTAAAGAAAATGTGCCCACTGAAAATCCACAGCACACAAAGCAAGATCTCACCAAATTTCAACCAAAGATCTCCCCACTTGTTTCCAATGGTTTTGATAATCAAGGGAATCAATACAgactagtatatatattgagaaacCAATAATAGATAATATAAGTAATGCAAAGTCTACTTaaagattaatataattttggtaGTGATTCTTGTTGCTGAGGCTTATAATTATATCACAACAAACGCCTTGCTGTTGCAACacacatttatatttattaaaaatgaaggGTCAAAACTctgaatat
Coding sequences:
- the LOC108223555 gene encoding two-component response regulator ORR9; the protein is MGLATESKFHVLAVDDSIIDRKLIERLLKTSSFQVTAVDSGIKALEFLGLHEDDEQISPNKAFTSPMNQQEMAVNLIITDYCMPGMTGYDLLKRIKESSFRDIPVVIMSSENVPSRINRCLEEGADEFFLKPVRLSDVNKLKPHIMKRKNLDGENLKRETGQEQALEGLEVIQSLQQEAVAPQKQGIGNNNKRKAMELEEALSQDHRTRPRCSGLTVI